A genome region from Candidatus Hydrogenedentota bacterium includes the following:
- a CDS encoding DUF2961 domain-containing protein, with translation MPNSSSFSRTIGLVTCAISCIALPIFCFCLTASAQQPIDVVHQPYLLDTGLVSRSISFENPTGAPGEGGKAAGQWGPGRKGAPSRVLKPGETVQLCDIKGSGTIRHIWMTMRAMPPNIAPNQPAVLRSLVLRAKWDGQQHPSIECPIGDFFGFAHGKVSAYQSAVHSIGPLSGLSFWLPMPFSKQATITISNEHDTEILFYYQIDYTLGDKHPADVGRLHTLFRRENPTTRKQDFELLPQRKGKGRYVGTVIGIRNLHPEQWWGEGEVKMYMDGDTEFPTICGTGSEDYVGLSWGIQVATFLYNGCSLKEKDFVSMYRWHLPDPIVWQKDIRITIQQLGFPGGETESDWSCASFWYEPIPSAPLPAMPNVQARTANIWPDQLPVE, from the coding sequence ATGCCGAATAGTAGTTCCTTCAGCAGAACGATCGGCTTGGTCACATGTGCCATTTCATGTATCGCGCTTCCGATTTTCTGCTTTTGTTTGACAGCCAGCGCCCAACAGCCGATAGACGTTGTTCACCAACCGTACCTCCTCGATACCGGCCTTGTATCGCGGTCCATCTCATTCGAGAATCCGACCGGCGCCCCCGGCGAGGGAGGTAAGGCCGCGGGCCAATGGGGCCCTGGACGAAAAGGAGCCCCATCTCGGGTTCTGAAACCGGGCGAGACCGTTCAGCTCTGCGACATTAAAGGCTCGGGCACCATCCGCCACATTTGGATGACCATGCGCGCCATGCCTCCTAACATTGCCCCGAATCAGCCTGCTGTATTGCGCAGTCTGGTTTTGCGCGCGAAATGGGACGGGCAGCAGCATCCGAGCATCGAGTGTCCGATAGGCGACTTCTTCGGATTTGCTCATGGCAAAGTGTCGGCGTACCAATCTGCAGTCCACTCGATAGGACCTTTGTCAGGCCTGAGTTTCTGGCTGCCTATGCCGTTCTCAAAGCAGGCGACAATTACTATCAGCAACGAGCACGACACCGAAATCCTGTTCTATTATCAAATCGACTACACCCTTGGCGACAAGCATCCGGCTGATGTCGGTCGCCTCCACACACTGTTTCGCCGCGAAAACCCCACGACTCGAAAACAGGACTTCGAACTACTGCCGCAACGAAAAGGCAAGGGCCGCTACGTTGGCACCGTGATCGGAATCCGGAACCTCCACCCGGAACAATGGTGGGGAGAAGGCGAAGTGAAAATGTACATGGATGGCGATACCGAGTTTCCCACCATCTGCGGCACGGGAAGCGAAGACTATGTTGGTCTCTCCTGGGGGATTCAAGTAGCGACGTTTCTCTACAACGGATGCAGCCTTAAAGAGAAGGACTTTGTGTCCATGTATCGTTGGCATCTGCCGGATCCAATCGTGTGGCAGAAGGATATACGTATCACCATTCAACAACTGGGGTTTCCAGGCGGAGAAACGGAAAGCGATTGGTCGTGTGCCTCGTTCTGGTATGAGCCAATTCCGAGTGCGCCGTTGCCCGCCATGCCTAACGTGCAGGCTCGCACGGCCAACATCTGGCCCGATCAGTTGCCTGTAGAATAA